From a region of the Thermus albus genome:
- a CDS encoding glycoside hydrolase family 13 protein has product MAHHHDLEHLHPPLPELGEEVSFFLETEAKEGLFLYEKDGEIHKKPMQRAKGGLRARVPVHTSPFRYCFLLPKGFLGSHGLEKSLPRYDRFFHLLAGPLPPRWALGTVYYQIFPDRFRQGRPELAPQDGEWLLMGKPIRKKAWNEPPGPEGAWEFYGGDLWGILEALPYLENLGVEALYLTPIFQSRSSHRYDTEDYLRVDPHLGGEEALEALYRALEQRGMYLLLDGVFNHVGATHPWFQRALEDPQSPERGMFTFYPDGSYAAFWGLKSMPKLDYASPLTQERFVYGKKAPIRHWMRLAHGFRLDVAHSIGEGGTNRKNAHWLRALARAAKEERPEALVIGELSYDATPTLRAHTLDGAMHYAGFAHPVMAWLSGRDVYGREVALSPRETWEVLLDHYQALPLQVRHAMYTLLSSHDIPRALWRLRGDVERFKLAYALLFAFPGSPAIYYGDEVGLSQPNPYTRWQGDPYCRAPFPWEEEKWNRELLAFMRRLVQLKRTHPVLRLGGLLPLGAGQGVLAFKRRYQGQEVWAFFAPEGARLTLPRGLDLLTEREVEGEVEASYLLFQPL; this is encoded by the coding sequence ATGGCCCACCACCATGACCTGGAGCATCTCCATCCCCCCTTGCCGGAGCTGGGGGAGGAGGTGAGCTTTTTCCTGGAAACCGAGGCCAAAGAGGGGCTCTTCCTTTACGAGAAGGATGGGGAGATCCACAAAAAACCCATGCAACGGGCCAAAGGAGGCCTAAGGGCACGGGTTCCCGTGCACACAAGCCCTTTTCGCTACTGCTTCCTCCTGCCCAAGGGCTTCTTGGGAAGCCATGGGCTGGAAAAAAGCCTTCCCCGCTACGACCGCTTCTTCCACCTCCTGGCGGGGCCCCTTCCCCCCAGGTGGGCCCTGGGCACGGTCTACTACCAGATCTTCCCCGACCGCTTCCGCCAGGGGCGCCCAGAGCTTGCCCCCCAGGATGGGGAATGGCTCCTTATGGGCAAACCCATCCGCAAAAAGGCCTGGAACGAGCCCCCGGGTCCGGAAGGGGCCTGGGAGTTCTACGGGGGGGACCTTTGGGGCATCCTCGAGGCCCTCCCCTACCTGGAGAACTTGGGGGTGGAAGCCCTCTACCTCACGCCCATCTTCCAAAGCAGAAGCAGCCACCGCTACGACACGGAAGACTACCTGCGGGTGGACCCCCACCTGGGAGGGGAGGAGGCCTTGGAAGCCCTCTATAGGGCCTTGGAGCAAAGGGGGATGTACCTTTTATTGGACGGGGTCTTCAACCACGTGGGGGCCACCCACCCCTGGTTCCAAAGGGCTTTGGAGGACCCCCAAAGCCCGGAACGGGGCATGTTCACCTTCTACCCCGATGGCTCCTACGCCGCCTTCTGGGGGTTAAAATCCATGCCCAAGCTGGACTACGCCTCCCCCCTCACCCAGGAGCGTTTCGTCTATGGGAAGAAGGCGCCCATCCGCCACTGGATGCGCCTGGCCCACGGCTTTAGGCTGGACGTGGCCCACTCCATTGGGGAAGGGGGGACCAACCGCAAAAACGCCCACTGGCTCCGTGCCCTGGCCCGGGCGGCCAAGGAGGAAAGGCCCGAGGCCCTGGTGATCGGCGAGCTTTCCTACGACGCCACCCCCACCCTGAGGGCCCATACCCTGGACGGGGCCATGCACTATGCGGGCTTCGCCCATCCGGTGATGGCCTGGCTTTCCGGTCGGGACGTGTACGGACGGGAGGTGGCCCTGAGCCCCCGGGAAACCTGGGAGGTGTTGCTGGACCACTACCAGGCCCTGCCCCTCCAGGTTAGGCATGCCATGTACACCCTTCTCTCCTCCCACGACATCCCCCGGGCCCTCTGGCGGCTTAGGGGAGATGTGGAGCGCTTTAAGCTGGCCTACGCTCTCCTCTTCGCCTTCCCGGGAAGCCCCGCCATCTACTACGGGGACGAGGTGGGCCTCTCCCAGCCCAACCCCTACACAAGGTGGCAGGGGGACCCCTACTGCCGGGCCCCCTTCCCCTGGGAGGAGGAAAAGTGGAACCGGGAGCTCTTGGCCTTCATGCGCAGGCTGGTCCAGCTTAAGCGCACCCACCCGGTCCTGCGTTTGGGGGGGCTTTTGCCCTTGGGGGCGGGGCAAGGGGTCCTGGCCTTCAAAAGGCGTTACCAAGGCCAGGAGGTCTGGGCCTTCTTCGCCCCCGAAGGGGCCAGGCTCACCCTCCCCCGGGGGCTGGACCTGTTGACGGAAAGGGAGGTGGAAGGGGAAGTGGAGGCCTCTTACCTCCTCTTCCAACCCTTATAA
- a CDS encoding endonuclease MutS2, which yields MRDVLEVLEFPKVRALLAERAKTPLGEELALALSPLPKEEAERRLALTQEALAYYPYTLPEAGALREAYRKAQEGARLSGPELLKAARVLEEALALKEELLALQNHLGQVAAGIGEHGAFLQRVKKTLDEEGSVRDEASPRLLSLRRELKPLRQQILDRLYALLDRHPEAVQDRFVTLRRERYCIPVRAGMAQKIPGILLDESESGATLFIEPLSVVKLNNRLQSLRFQEEEEVNRILRELSEALAQDEALPGTLRALALLDLIQAQAALARDLGLKKPQFGEGYELWEAFHPLIPNPVPNSFSLDEEKRLILISGPNMGGKTALLKTLGLAVLMAQAGLFVAAKRATLAWPDRVFADIGDEQSLQENLSTFAGHLQRLKEMLEGATARSLVLIDELGSGTDPEEGAALSQAILEALLEKGVKGLVTTHLSPLKAFAQGREGILNASMRFDLEALRPTYELLLGMPGRSYALAIARRLALPEAVLGRAESLLPEGGRLEALLAELEGERLRLKEERNRLQAELAQVEALRKQLAEREARFEEERLERLKALEEEIRKELLRVEAELKALREKARTQGKRDALRELLALRERYAKQAPPAPPLSGLAAGQMVEIASLRRSGKLLELRGEEALVQVGPVKMTVKAKELTPLKAPEAPKALGLKPKREVREVNLRGLTVEEALLEVDHALEEARSLGLATLRLLHGKGTGALRQAIREALRRDKRVETFADAPPHEGGHGVTVVVLKG from the coding sequence GTGCGGGACGTCCTCGAGGTCCTGGAGTTCCCCAAAGTCCGCGCCCTTCTTGCGGAAAGGGCCAAGACCCCCTTGGGGGAGGAGCTGGCCTTAGCCCTCTCCCCCCTGCCCAAGGAGGAGGCGGAAAGGAGGCTTGCCCTCACCCAGGAGGCCTTGGCCTACTACCCCTACACCCTCCCCGAGGCGGGGGCCTTGAGGGAGGCTTACCGCAAGGCTCAAGAAGGGGCCAGGCTCTCTGGCCCCGAGCTTCTCAAGGCCGCCCGGGTCCTCGAGGAGGCCCTAGCCCTTAAGGAGGAACTCCTTGCCCTGCAAAACCACCTGGGCCAGGTGGCGGCAGGCATCGGGGAGCATGGTGCCTTTCTCCAACGGGTGAAGAAAACCCTAGACGAGGAGGGAAGCGTACGGGATGAGGCGAGCCCCAGGCTCCTTTCCCTACGCCGGGAGCTAAAGCCCCTGCGCCAGCAAATCCTAGACAGGCTTTATGCCCTCTTAGACCGCCACCCCGAGGCGGTGCAGGACCGGTTCGTCACCCTAAGGCGGGAGCGCTACTGCATCCCCGTACGGGCAGGGATGGCCCAGAAAATACCCGGTATCCTCCTGGACGAATCCGAGTCCGGGGCCACCCTCTTCATAGAACCCCTTTCCGTGGTGAAGCTGAATAACCGCCTCCAATCCCTCCGCTTCCAGGAGGAGGAGGAGGTAAACCGCATCCTAAGGGAGCTTTCGGAAGCCCTGGCCCAGGATGAAGCCCTTCCCGGCACCCTAAGGGCCCTGGCCCTATTGGACCTCATCCAGGCCCAGGCGGCCCTGGCCCGGGACCTGGGGCTTAAAAAGCCCCAGTTTGGCGAAGGGTATGAGCTTTGGGAAGCCTTCCACCCCCTGATCCCGAACCCCGTCCCCAACTCCTTTAGCCTGGACGAGGAGAAACGCCTCATCCTCATCTCCGGCCCCAACATGGGGGGGAAGACGGCCCTTTTGAAAACCCTGGGTCTCGCGGTGCTCATGGCCCAGGCGGGGCTTTTCGTGGCCGCCAAGAGGGCCACCTTGGCCTGGCCCGATAGGGTCTTCGCCGACATCGGCGATGAGCAATCCCTTCAGGAAAACCTCTCCACCTTTGCTGGCCACCTGCAAAGGCTTAAGGAGATGCTGGAGGGGGCCACGGCCCGGAGCCTGGTCCTCATAGACGAGCTGGGAAGCGGCACCGACCCCGAGGAGGGGGCGGCCCTCTCCCAGGCCATCCTCGAGGCCCTCCTGGAGAAAGGGGTTAAGGGCCTGGTCACCACCCACCTCTCCCCCCTGAAGGCCTTCGCCCAGGGGCGGGAGGGCATCCTAAACGCCTCCATGCGCTTCGACCTGGAGGCCTTGCGCCCCACTTACGAACTTCTCCTAGGGATGCCGGGGCGAAGCTACGCCCTGGCCATCGCCCGGAGGCTGGCCTTGCCCGAGGCGGTCCTAGGGCGGGCAGAAAGCCTTCTGCCGGAAGGGGGCAGGCTGGAGGCCCTTTTGGCGGAACTGGAAGGGGAAAGGCTCCGACTGAAGGAGGAAAGGAACCGGCTCCAAGCCGAGCTGGCCCAGGTGGAGGCCTTGCGGAAGCAGCTAGCCGAGCGGGAGGCCCGCTTTGAGGAGGAGCGCTTAGAAAGGCTTAAAGCCCTGGAAGAGGAGATCCGCAAGGAGCTTCTCCGGGTGGAGGCCGAGCTTAAGGCCCTAAGGGAAAAGGCCCGGACCCAGGGAAAAAGGGACGCCCTGCGGGAGCTTCTAGCCCTAAGGGAGCGGTATGCCAAGCAGGCCCCTCCGGCCCCGCCCCTTTCGGGCCTCGCCGCCGGGCAGATGGTGGAGATCGCTTCTCTAAGGCGCTCGGGGAAGCTTCTTGAGCTTAGGGGCGAGGAAGCCCTGGTGCAGGTGGGCCCGGTCAAGATGACGGTGAAGGCCAAGGAGCTCACCCCCCTGAAGGCCCCCGAAGCCCCCAAGGCCCTGGGCCTAAAGCCTAAGCGGGAGGTGAGGGAGGTGAACCTAAGGGGGCTTACCGTGGAGGAAGCCCTCCTGGAGGTGGACCACGCCCTGGAGGAGGCCCGCTCCTTGGGCCTTGCCACCTTGCGCCTCCTTCACGGCAAGGGCACCGGGGCTCTCAGGCAGGCCATCCGCGAGGCCCTAAGGCGGGATAAGCGGGTGGAGACCTTCGCCGATGCCCCTCCCCACGAGGGCGGGCACGGGGTTACGGTGGTGGTGCTTAAAGGCTAA
- a CDS encoding acyl-CoA thioesterase: MEGFPVSVPIQVRFRDLDALGHVNNAVYLTYFEVARAAYFRRLKEDWLERGHFILARAEVDFKRPILLEDSVEVGVRVVRLGRSSFDMEYLLLANGEEAARGKTVQVWLEEGRPAPLPPAIRQRIEALEGRSLSL; encoded by the coding sequence ATGGAGGGGTTTCCCGTGTCCGTCCCCATACAGGTGCGCTTTCGGGATCTGGATGCCTTGGGCCACGTGAACAACGCGGTTTACCTCACCTACTTTGAGGTGGCCCGGGCCGCCTACTTCCGAAGGCTTAAGGAGGACTGGTTGGAAAGGGGCCACTTCATCCTGGCCCGGGCGGAGGTGGATTTCAAAAGGCCCATCCTCCTGGAGGATTCCGTGGAGGTGGGGGTGCGGGTGGTGCGCCTGGGGCGGAGCAGCTTTGACATGGAATACCTCCTCTTGGCCAACGGGGAGGAAGCCGCCCGGGGCAAGACGGTGCAGGTGTGGCTGGAGGAGGGAAGGCCGGCTCCCTTGCCCCCGGCCATCCGTCAGCGCATAGAGGCTTTGGAGGGCCGCTCCCTTAGCCTTTAA
- a CDS encoding M3 family oligoendopeptidase, which produces METTWDLTPLFPGLESPEFQAAWDGLRNRIGQLKGLLEQEAPLGEVLSALDALTEEATPLWAYLYARFSADTSDEAALAKLSELEVLFLDFARLRPRLIRYLALKDPEEAGPYRILVEEAKEEALHMMPEGEEVLAAELSLSGRQAWAKLHENLTSQITAVVDGEELPITKVRNLYFRPEEEVRRKAYQAELKAWEAHEVPLAYALNGVKGEASVLNRRRGYREDLEPSLHKNRITKKALSALLEAVRESLPLFRRYYLLKAKALGKERLDWWDLFAPVGQGRRWTLEEARDFIREKLTTLVEGAAQVAEAAFRERWMDLLPRKGKVGGAYCMPRGGGKSLILANYEESFESVSTLAHELGHAYHNFALAKVPASLREVPMTLAETASIMNETLVVEAALKEASPAEGLLILDAYLQGAAQVVVDIYSRFLFESWVFAGRKARELSPREFKELMLKAQKEAYGEVLATHHPYMWAVKGHYYGADFYNYPYTFGLLFGLAVYQEAKEDPGFAGRYEELLSLSGMYRAKELAARYGFDLESPSFWQKGLKVLADRVEEYERRL; this is translated from the coding sequence ATGGAAACCACCTGGGACCTAACCCCCCTTTTTCCCGGCTTGGAAAGCCCCGAGTTCCAGGCCGCCTGGGACGGACTACGGAACCGGATCGGCCAACTCAAGGGGTTGCTGGAGCAGGAAGCCCCCTTAGGAGAGGTTCTCTCCGCCCTGGATGCCCTAACGGAGGAAGCCACCCCCCTTTGGGCCTACCTCTACGCCCGCTTCAGCGCCGACACCAGCGACGAGGCCGCCTTGGCCAAGCTTTCGGAGCTGGAGGTGCTCTTCCTGGATTTCGCCCGCTTAAGGCCCCGCCTTATCCGTTACCTGGCCCTAAAGGACCCAGAGGAAGCCGGGCCTTACCGGATCCTGGTGGAGGAGGCCAAGGAGGAGGCCCTGCACATGATGCCCGAAGGGGAAGAGGTCCTGGCCGCGGAGCTTTCCCTATCCGGGCGCCAGGCCTGGGCCAAACTCCACGAGAACCTCACCAGCCAGATCACCGCGGTGGTGGACGGGGAGGAGTTGCCCATCACCAAGGTGCGCAACCTCTACTTCCGCCCCGAGGAGGAGGTGCGAAGGAAGGCCTACCAGGCGGAGCTTAAGGCCTGGGAAGCCCACGAGGTACCCCTGGCCTACGCCCTAAACGGGGTCAAGGGGGAGGCCTCGGTGCTGAACCGCAGGCGGGGGTACCGGGAGGACCTCGAGCCCAGCCTGCACAAAAACCGCATCACCAAGAAGGCCCTTTCGGCCCTCCTCGAGGCGGTGAGGGAAAGCCTACCCCTTTTCCGCCGCTACTACCTCCTAAAGGCCAAGGCCTTGGGCAAGGAGAGGCTGGACTGGTGGGACCTCTTTGCCCCCGTAGGGCAGGGCCGGCGCTGGACCCTGGAGGAGGCCCGGGACTTCATCCGGGAAAAGCTCACCACCTTAGTGGAGGGCGCCGCCCAGGTGGCGGAGGCCGCCTTTAGGGAGCGCTGGATGGACCTCCTGCCCCGCAAGGGCAAGGTGGGCGGGGCCTACTGCATGCCAAGGGGTGGGGGAAAAAGCCTTATCCTGGCCAACTACGAGGAGAGCTTTGAGTCGGTTTCCACCCTGGCCCACGAGCTGGGCCACGCCTACCACAACTTCGCCCTGGCCAAGGTTCCCGCCTCCTTAAGGGAGGTGCCCATGACCCTGGCGGAGACCGCCAGTATCATGAACGAGACCCTGGTGGTGGAGGCGGCCCTCAAGGAGGCCTCTCCCGCGGAGGGGCTTTTGATCCTGGACGCCTACCTGCAAGGGGCGGCCCAGGTGGTGGTGGACATCTATAGCCGCTTCCTCTTTGAGTCCTGGGTGTTTGCGGGGAGGAAGGCCCGGGAGCTTTCCCCCAGGGAGTTCAAGGAACTCATGCTGAAGGCACAAAAGGAGGCCTACGGGGAGGTCCTCGCCACCCATCATCCCTACATGTGGGCGGTGAAGGGGCACTACTACGGTGCCGACTTCTACAACTACCCCTACACCTTTGGCCTTCTCTTCGGCTTGGCCGTGTACCAGGAGGCCAAGGAGGATCCGGGCTTTGCTGGGCGGTACGAGGAGCTTCTCTCCCTTTCCGGGATGTACCGGGCCAAGGAGCTGGCCGCCCGGTATGGCTTTGACCTGGAAAGCCCCTCCTTCTGGCAAAAGGGCCTGAAGGTCTTGGCGGATAGGGTGGAGGAGTACGAGAGGAGGCTCTAA
- a CDS encoding arsenate reductase ArsC codes for MRLLVLCTHNSARSQMAEAWIRHLAREMGVDLEVHSAGTEKTFVKEEAKRVMAEVGVDLGGHFSKTLLEVPNPWEFDLVLTVCDAAREACPAYPAQTVKRHVSFPDPSGKPLEEWRRVRDALGRMARYLVENLRAGRIPTDEELREAAR; via the coding sequence ATGCGCCTTCTCGTCCTTTGCACCCACAACTCGGCCCGTAGCCAAATGGCGGAGGCTTGGATCCGGCACCTGGCCCGAGAGATGGGGGTGGACCTCGAGGTCCACTCCGCCGGCACCGAGAAGACCTTCGTCAAGGAGGAGGCCAAAAGGGTGATGGCCGAGGTGGGGGTTGACCTGGGGGGGCACTTTTCCAAAACCCTCCTGGAGGTGCCCAACCCCTGGGAGTTTGACCTGGTCCTCACCGTGTGCGACGCCGCACGGGAAGCCTGCCCCGCCTACCCCGCGCAAACGGTAAAACGCCACGTCTCCTTCCCCGACCCTTCGGGAAAACCCCTGGAGGAGTGGCGCCGGGTGCGGGATGCCTTGGGGCGCATGGCCCGGTACCTGGTGGAGAACCTAAGGGCAGGGCGCATCCCCACGGATGAGGAGCTAAGGGAGGCCGCAAGGTAG
- the ubiE gene encoding bifunctional demethylmenaquinone methyltransferase/2-methoxy-6-polyprenyl-1,4-benzoquinol methylase UbiE yields the protein MAVSPEEKAKRVRHMFSEIAPRYDLLNRLLSLGADLRWRRRAVALALEKGPRRILDLATGTGDLALMLKRKAPLAEVVGADFAPPMLELARRKAQAQGLEVEFLEADALALPFPGGSFDAVTIAFGFRNFVDYRKALLELRRVLAPGGRLVILEFPPPPRGAFGLVYRVYFQRVLPFLGGLVSGSFRAYRYLPESVEAFPSPEALEAMMEEAGFRVRYELLTFGVAAIHVGDLEAC from the coding sequence GTGGCGGTTTCGCCGGAGGAAAAGGCCAAGCGGGTGCGGCACATGTTTTCGGAGATCGCCCCGCGCTACGACCTTTTGAACCGGCTCCTTTCCTTGGGAGCGGATCTCCGCTGGCGCAGGCGGGCGGTGGCCTTGGCCCTGGAGAAGGGTCCCAGGCGCATCCTGGACCTGGCCACGGGTACCGGGGACCTGGCCCTGATGCTCAAGAGGAAGGCCCCCCTTGCGGAGGTGGTGGGGGCGGACTTTGCCCCGCCCATGCTGGAGCTTGCCCGCAGGAAAGCCCAGGCCCAGGGCCTGGAGGTGGAGTTCCTGGAGGCGGATGCCCTGGCCCTTCCTTTCCCTGGAGGGAGCTTTGATGCCGTTACCATCGCCTTTGGTTTCCGCAACTTTGTCGACTACCGCAAGGCCCTCCTCGAGCTACGCCGGGTCCTGGCCCCTGGGGGGCGGCTGGTCATCCTGGAGTTTCCCCCACCCCCAAGGGGGGCCTTTGGCCTGGTCTACCGGGTCTACTTCCAAAGGGTCTTGCCCTTCCTAGGGGGACTGGTTTCGGGGAGCTTCAGGGCCTACCGCTACCTCCCGGAAAGCGTGGAGGCCTTTCCCTCCCCGGAGGCCCTAGAAGCCATGATGGAGGAGGCGGGCTTTCGGGTGCGCTACGAGCTCCTCACCTTTGGGGTGGCGGCCATCCACGTGGGGGACCTGGAGGCCTGTTGA
- a CDS encoding ABC transporter permease: MLTDERRLGVLVALGGGILLLLWYLAPWAVPHRLFGGEGVLLSPFGHHLPQGSLPPGYRDGWLLWTFYPSLAWLALTLVLAWIPKPARKLYLMGILGLGLFLLTYLLFQASVAQVNAGAERPILRRYSLGLGSYATLAYSLYLLLLARLFAPGGLAFLVRRRGVVVPLFSLLLASLLGGVIVAVMKKAPGEAQSLREALMLKLDLITYTYQLLYSPLVNPSGFLQSLLLATPLIFTGLAVALGFRGGLFNIGAPGQLILGAIAAMLVGVYLPGPRWLVLPLAILAAALAGGLWGALPGWLKARFGAHEVINTIMMNYIAASLFLFLISANEYKFFGRTLYLPFKYPGYEARSHEIRLEARIPHWTELVAPGGELSFALPLALLLGLLGYFLTRKSLGHRVLLGLLGGVVGYALGGLLPGPSVNFGPDLTSVRLNGAFLLALLALFFFHFYVFRTVGGYELRAIGLAPKAAEYGGVLAGRKVVLIMFLAGALAGLAATHYVLGGGIDEYRLKQALPYSVGFDGIAVALMGQNTPLGVGLAAWLFGILLTGGLQVNLQLGISRELVAVLQALIVLFIAAGGFLPRYFTDPLRAAEVEVREEARKREERGEAR, translated from the coding sequence GTGTTGACGGACGAGAGGCGCCTAGGCGTCCTGGTGGCCTTGGGAGGGGGGATTCTTCTCCTCCTCTGGTACCTGGCCCCCTGGGCGGTACCCCACCGCCTCTTTGGCGGTGAAGGCGTGCTCCTAAGCCCCTTCGGCCACCACCTGCCGCAAGGGAGTCTTCCCCCAGGTTACCGGGATGGCTGGCTCCTTTGGACCTTCTACCCCTCCCTGGCTTGGCTGGCCCTTACCCTGGTCCTGGCCTGGATCCCCAAGCCCGCCCGGAAGCTCTACCTCATGGGGATCCTGGGCCTAGGCCTCTTCCTCCTCACCTACCTCCTCTTCCAAGCCAGCGTGGCCCAGGTGAATGCCGGCGCGGAGAGGCCCATCCTCAGGCGGTACAGCCTGGGGCTTGGGAGCTACGCCACCTTGGCCTATAGCCTTTACCTCCTCCTCCTAGCCCGGCTTTTCGCCCCTGGGGGCCTGGCCTTTTTGGTGCGCCGGCGGGGGGTGGTGGTGCCCCTCTTCTCCCTCCTCCTGGCCTCCTTGCTGGGCGGGGTCATCGTGGCGGTGATGAAGAAGGCCCCAGGGGAGGCCCAAAGCCTGAGGGAAGCCCTGATGCTGAAGCTGGACCTCATCACCTACACCTACCAGCTCCTCTATAGCCCCCTGGTCAACCCCTCGGGCTTCCTGCAAAGCCTCCTTCTGGCCACCCCCTTGATCTTCACCGGGCTGGCCGTGGCCTTGGGCTTCCGCGGGGGGCTTTTCAACATCGGGGCCCCGGGGCAGCTCATCCTGGGGGCCATCGCCGCCATGCTGGTGGGGGTGTACTTGCCCGGGCCCAGGTGGCTGGTCTTGCCCTTGGCCATCCTGGCCGCCGCCCTGGCCGGGGGGCTTTGGGGCGCCCTTCCGGGATGGCTTAAGGCCCGCTTTGGGGCCCACGAGGTGATCAACACCATCATGATGAACTACATCGCCGCAAGCCTCTTCCTCTTCCTCATCTCCGCCAACGAGTACAAGTTCTTTGGGCGCACCCTGTATTTGCCCTTCAAGTACCCGGGCTACGAGGCCCGGAGCCACGAGATCCGCCTCGAGGCCCGCATCCCCCACTGGACGGAACTGGTGGCCCCGGGCGGGGAGCTTTCCTTCGCCCTACCCTTGGCCCTCCTCTTGGGCCTCCTGGGCTACTTCCTTACCCGGAAGAGCCTAGGCCACCGGGTGCTCCTGGGCCTCCTTGGGGGGGTGGTGGGCTACGCCCTAGGCGGCCTCTTGCCGGGACCCAGCGTGAACTTTGGCCCCGACCTCACCTCGGTGCGGCTCAACGGGGCCTTCCTCCTCGCCCTTTTGGCCCTTTTCTTCTTCCACTTCTACGTCTTCCGCACCGTGGGGGGGTATGAGCTCAGGGCCATCGGCCTAGCCCCTAAGGCCGCGGAGTACGGGGGGGTTTTGGCCGGGCGGAAGGTGGTGCTCATCATGTTCCTGGCCGGGGCCTTGGCGGGCCTGGCCGCCACCCACTACGTGCTGGGTGGGGGGATTGACGAGTACCGCCTGAAGCAAGCCCTTCCCTACTCTGTGGGTTTTGACGGCATCGCCGTGGCCCTCATGGGCCAGAACACCCCCTTGGGGGTAGGCCTGGCCGCTTGGCTTTTCGGCATCCTCCTCACGGGGGGCCTGCAGGTGAACCTGCAGCTGGGCATCAGCCGGGAGCTGGTGGCGGTGCTTCAGGCCTTGATCGTGCTCTTCATCGCCGCTGGCGGCTTCTTGCCCCGCTACTTCACCGATCCCTTAAGGGCCGCGGAGGTGGAGGTTAGGGAAGAGGCCCGCAAACGGGAGGAAAGGGGGGAGGCCCGATGA
- a CDS encoding ABC transporter permease, producing the protein MNLDTAFWIALFFSTLRQTTPLLLTALGGMFSERSGVVNIALEGIILFGALTAAVVVERLEYALGPGPHPWLPWVGVLSAMAVGGLVAWVHAVVSIKYRADQIISATAINLLALGAPSLVLTYFYGNATNSKEVVNRLPLLGPEGFALSPLVYLAFLLVPLSWWVLFKTPFGLRLRAVGEHPEAADTLGVNVYRMRYIGVVLSGILAGLAGAYLAIGFLNQFVRGMSAGMGFISLAAMIFGKWHPLGILFSTLLFGFASALAIQLQGTEILPAVLVQAFPYVVTVLVLAGFMGKSRPPAAVGKPYEK; encoded by the coding sequence ATGAACCTGGACACGGCCTTTTGGATCGCCCTCTTCTTCTCCACCCTGCGCCAGACCACCCCCCTTTTGCTCACCGCCTTGGGAGGGATGTTCTCCGAAAGGAGCGGGGTGGTGAACATCGCCCTCGAGGGCATCATCCTCTTCGGGGCCCTCACCGCAGCGGTGGTGGTGGAAAGGCTGGAATACGCCCTAGGCCCCGGACCCCATCCTTGGCTTCCCTGGGTGGGGGTCTTGAGCGCCATGGCCGTGGGTGGGCTGGTGGCCTGGGTGCACGCCGTGGTTTCCATCAAGTACCGGGCAGACCAGATCATCAGCGCCACCGCCATCAACCTCCTGGCCCTGGGGGCCCCGAGCCTAGTCCTTACCTACTTTTACGGCAACGCCACCAACTCCAAGGAGGTGGTGAACCGCCTCCCCCTCTTAGGCCCCGAGGGCTTTGCCCTTTCCCCCCTGGTCTACCTGGCCTTTCTCCTGGTGCCCCTATCCTGGTGGGTCCTCTTCAAGACCCCCTTTGGCCTTAGGCTTCGGGCCGTGGGCGAGCACCCCGAGGCCGCCGACACCTTGGGGGTGAACGTGTACCGCATGCGCTACATCGGGGTGGTTCTCTCCGGGATCCTGGCGGGCCTCGCCGGGGCCTATCTGGCCATCGGCTTCCTCAACCAGTTTGTGCGGGGTATGTCGGCGGGCATGGGCTTCATCTCCCTGGCGGCCATGATCTTCGGCAAATGGCACCCCTTGGGCATCCTCTTCTCCACCCTGCTTTTCGGCTTCGCCAGCGCCCTGGCCATCCAGCTTCAGGGTACGGAGATCCTGCCCGCAGTCTTGGTGCAGGCCTTCCCCTACGTGGTCACCGTCTTGGTCTTGGCAGGCTTCATGGGCAAAAGCCGCCCTCCGGCCGCGGTGGGCAAGCCCTACGAGAAGTAG
- a CDS encoding PSP1 domain-containing protein — protein sequence MTVGVRLHADLRRARTPVLRYFRFWGEPPPLEAYVVVRTSRGLEVGKVRTPPRKEKEAGEVVRLATKEDLDVASRLRAKAEEAAFYLRARLQEEGVRAKVLGCDFTLDGRHLSVHYAAEERVNLRRFTRELAERFGARVEFLAEGPREEAAYLGTLGACGMESCCSTWLQGFAQVSIKLARDQGLPLSPEKISGPCGRLLCCLAYEHPVYQELLAELPRKNARVCTKAGVCGKVQKVNPLKGTVEVLLEEGKTLEVPKEELA from the coding sequence ATGACCGTGGGCGTTCGCTTGCACGCCGACTTGCGCCGGGCCCGCACCCCTGTCCTGCGCTATTTCCGCTTCTGGGGGGAACCGCCACCCCTCGAGGCCTATGTGGTGGTGCGCACCAGCCGGGGACTGGAGGTGGGAAAGGTGCGCACCCCGCCCCGCAAGGAGAAGGAGGCGGGGGAGGTGGTGCGCCTGGCCACCAAGGAGGATCTGGATGTGGCCTCGAGGCTTCGGGCCAAGGCGGAGGAGGCGGCCTTTTACCTGCGGGCCCGTCTTCAGGAAGAGGGGGTGAGGGCTAAGGTGCTGGGGTGCGACTTCACCCTGGACGGCCGCCACCTTTCCGTGCACTACGCTGCGGAGGAGCGGGTCAACCTCCGGCGCTTTACCCGGGAGCTTGCCGAACGCTTTGGGGCCCGGGTGGAATTCCTGGCGGAGGGCCCCCGGGAGGAGGCCGCCTATCTGGGAACCTTGGGGGCTTGTGGGATGGAGAGTTGCTGCTCCACCTGGCTCCAGGGCTTTGCCCAGGTGTCCATCAAACTGGCCCGCGACCAGGGGCTTCCCCTAAGCCCGGAGAAGATCTCCGGCCCCTGCGGCCGGCTCCTTTGCTGCCTGGCCTATGAGCACCCGGTATACCAGGAGCTTCTGGCGGAACTTCCCCGCAAAAATGCCCGGGTCTGCACCAAGGCCGGAGTCTGCGGGAAGGTGCAGAAGGTGAATCCCTTGAAGGGGACGGTGGAGGTTTTGCTGGAAGAGGGGAAGACGCTGGAGGTACCCAAGGAGGAGCTGGCCTAA